A window of the Xiashengella succiniciproducens genome harbors these coding sequences:
- a CDS encoding phosphopantetheine-binding protein codes for MDLREKLKGELIEQLNLEDITPADIDSSAPLFGEGLGLDSIDALEIIVLLEKEYGIKISNPADGKDAMQSIDSLAAFIEKNRK; via the coding sequence ATGGATTTACGTGAAAAGTTGAAGGGGGAGTTGATTGAGCAACTTAATCTTGAAGATATAACACCGGCTGACATTGATTCGTCTGCACCATTGTTTGGTGAGGGACTGGGACTTGATTCTATTGATGCACTTGAGATTATCGTGCTGCTTGAGAAGGAGTATGGTATCAAGATCAGCAATCCTGCCGACGGTAAGGATGCCATGCAGTCGATTGACAGTCTGGCTGCGTTTATCGAAAAGAACAGGAAATAA
- a CDS encoding beta-ketoacyl-[acyl-carrier-protein] synthase family protein, producing MQGANSEKILISGIGLISAIGSNVQECLEALSSGRTGIGRAQFLQTRHKDEFMLGEVKLSNEQLFDILAISEEDRIRHTRTSLLALSAGREALLDAGFKPGDFGGRRIGIISATTVGGMDKSENSYPTRDLASGFVQTHPSGDSTDKLGEYLGIDAYRSTLSTACSSAANAIMHGARLIHHGYLDAVLVGGVDPLSRFTLNGFNALMILDREWCCPFDQNRRGLNLGEGAGFIVIEKESSVKERAAKSYCSLAGYANANDAYHQTASSPDGEGAFMSMSKALEMSGLRPDEIDYINVHGTGTSNNDLSEGLALKRVFGDTLPPFSSTKAFTGHTLGAAAGVEAVISILAIEHGLIFPNLNFSEPIVEFGVAPVTKLISRPVRTVLSNSFGFGGNNSTLVFSR from the coding sequence ATGCAGGGAGCTAATAGTGAAAAGATCCTGATAAGCGGTATAGGGCTTATCTCGGCAATAGGCAGCAATGTGCAGGAGTGCCTTGAGGCACTCAGCAGCGGCAGAACCGGGATTGGTCGTGCGCAGTTTCTGCAGACCAGGCACAAGGATGAGTTCATGCTTGGTGAGGTTAAGCTGAGCAACGAGCAACTGTTCGACATTCTGGCTATCAGCGAAGAGGACAGGATCAGGCATACACGCACCTCCCTGCTGGCCCTTAGTGCTGGGCGCGAAGCTCTGCTTGATGCTGGTTTTAAGCCGGGTGACTTTGGTGGGCGACGTATCGGAATTATCTCAGCCACCACCGTAGGGGGGATGGATAAGAGCGAAAATAGCTATCCTACCAGAGACTTAGCATCTGGCTTTGTACAAACACACCCCTCAGGTGATTCAACTGATAAGCTTGGCGAGTATCTTGGAATTGATGCTTACCGCAGTACCTTGTCAACCGCATGCTCTTCTGCTGCCAATGCTATAATGCATGGTGCTAGGCTGATACACCACGGCTACCTGGATGCAGTACTTGTGGGTGGCGTTGATCCCTTGTCCCGTTTTACCCTCAATGGGTTCAACGCCCTGATGATACTTGACAGGGAATGGTGCTGTCCCTTTGATCAAAACCGCAGGGGGCTCAACCTTGGTGAGGGAGCCGGTTTTATTGTTATAGAAAAGGAAAGTTCTGTAAAGGAAAGAGCTGCTAAGAGCTATTGCAGCCTTGCCGGATATGCCAATGCCAATGATGCTTATCATCAGACGGCTTCCTCGCCGGACGGCGAAGGAGCCTTTATGTCTATGAGCAAGGCCCTTGAAATGAGCGGACTTAGGCCCGATGAGATAGACTATATCAACGTACATGGTACAGGTACCTCAAATAATGACCTTTCCGAAGGTCTTGCCCTGAAGCGGGTCTTTGGCGATACGCTACCTCCCTTCAGTTCAACGAAAGCATTTACAGGTCACACCCTTGGCGCTGCGGCGGGTGTTGAAGCAGTGATTTCAATACTTGCAATCGAGCATGGACTGATCTTTCCCAACCTCAACTTCAGCGAGCCAATAGTTGAATTTGGTGTGGCTCCTGTTACCAAGTTGATAAGCAGGCCTGTAAGGACTGTATTGTCCAACTCCTTCGGCTTTGGAGGTAATAATTCAACCCTTGTTTTTTCAAGATAA
- a CDS encoding beta-ketoacyl synthase chain length factor: protein MAVYILSSEAISCQDTFGSEGMPDCSVQQPTESVLRAQTPDYKQYIDARLIRRMSSLLRMGVATASACLKRAGVEKPDSIVVGTGLGCMDDTVRFLDLLIENDEQMLNPTPFIQSTHNTIAGQIALMLGCRGHNLTFSQKNLSFASSLLESAMLIEDGEAGLVLTGAVDELNDTAFTLMQEADCADNEIFYSEGASFFLLSKDPNGALAKLDDIEVFSKAGSRDELIARLDAFLKRNQLTKDNIDLLVSGRTGDASVNSWYKVSEEYFAEASLLYYKKLCGEYMSAAGFAMFMAHRAIITGQVPASVLARKVEGRDIKNVLIFSYNKNAEFSLILLRKV, encoded by the coding sequence ATGGCAGTCTATATACTTTCTTCAGAAGCTATTTCATGCCAGGATACTTTTGGCAGCGAGGGGATGCCCGACTGTAGTGTGCAGCAACCCACTGAAAGTGTTCTCAGAGCCCAGACCCCCGATTACAAGCAGTATATTGATGCCCGCCTGATAAGGCGAATGAGTTCGTTGCTCCGAATGGGCGTTGCCACTGCCTCTGCATGTCTGAAACGTGCCGGTGTTGAAAAGCCAGATTCCATAGTGGTTGGTACCGGACTGGGGTGTATGGATGATACAGTAAGGTTTCTCGACCTGCTCATCGAAAACGATGAGCAGATGCTTAATCCCACGCCCTTTATTCAATCAACCCACAACACTATTGCAGGGCAGATAGCCCTGATGCTTGGTTGTAGAGGACATAATCTTACTTTCTCACAAAAAAACCTCTCCTTTGCATCCTCACTACTTGAGTCAGCTATGCTTATCGAGGATGGAGAGGCAGGCCTGGTGCTGACCGGAGCTGTTGATGAACTTAATGATACAGCATTTACCCTGATGCAGGAAGCAGATTGTGCTGATAATGAAATTTTCTATTCTGAAGGAGCATCCTTCTTCCTTCTAAGTAAAGATCCCAATGGGGCTTTGGCAAAGTTGGACGATATTGAGGTGTTCAGCAAGGCAGGTAGCAGAGATGAGCTGATAGCCAGACTGGATGCATTCCTGAAGCGCAACCAACTGACAAAAGACAATATTGACTTGCTCGTGTCGGGTAGAACAGGTGATGCATCTGTAAATAGCTGGTATAAAGTAAGTGAGGAGTATTTTGCAGAGGCTTCCCTGCTTTATTATAAAAAGCTTTGCGGGGAGTATATGAGTGCAGCGGGATTTGCTATGTTTATGGCTCACAGGGCTATAATCACCGGACAAGTTCCGGCTTCTGTCCTTGCAAGGAAAGTGGAAGGAAGGGATATAAAGAATGTTTTGATATTTAGCTACAACAAGAATGCCGAATTTTCGCTTATTCTCCTCAGGAAGGTCTAA